The proteins below come from a single Candidatus Bathyarchaeota archaeon genomic window:
- a CDS encoding nucleotide exchange factor GrpE, which yields MVDEKESQPIDFEKLLESEKKRSEDYLTRLKYLQADFENVKKRFDRELAQTKSYCNERIITQLLDVVDELELAVKVANASETSQKTLVEGVEMTLKKLRKVLEQEGVTPIECSQGKTFDPACEHAIAAEDRDDVKVCTVVEEIRKGYMMKDKVLRASIVRVANPTSK from the coding sequence ATGGTTGACGAGAAGGAATCACAGCCCATCGATTTTGAGAAGCTTCTTGAATCCGAAAAGAAACGCTCCGAAGATTACCTTACAAGGCTCAAGTATCTTCAGGCAGATTTCGAAAACGTGAAAAAACGCTTCGACCGAGAACTCGCCCAGACCAAAAGCTACTGCAACGAACGCATCATCACACAACTGCTCGATGTGGTCGATGAACTCGAATTAGCTGTTAAAGTAGCTAACGCCTCAGAGACCTCCCAGAAAACGCTCGTTGAAGGCGTCGAGATGACCCTAAAGAAGCTCCGAAAAGTGCTTGAACAGGAAGGCGTCACACCCATCGAATGCAGCCAAGGAAAAACCTTTGACCCGGCATGTGAACACGCGATCGCCGCTGAGGACCGCGACGACGTGAAGGTTTGCACGGTGGTGGAGGAAATCCGTAAGGGGTACATGATGAAGGATAAGGTTCTGCGGGCCAGCATTGTTAGAGTAGCTAACCCAACTTCAAAGTAA
- a CDS encoding B12-binding domain-containing radical SAM protein: METVTGKKIVLTASATEMSDFLNNPFIAFVGGFGKGPIPLSYVRKTLYPHRPKRPDGQASYAPYGLRKVESILLEGGFSRDDIAVSNPEDLYLFVGPQTKVVGISSMDPTGMGYVSKTYSSIVGGGEPMNRIEFRKLVMHPAIKKYKGSLKVIVGGYGSWQLERQKVSESYGVDCVLMGGRPGPIVDIFKKAVSGEPLPRIAKADEFIGNWNYNQEMPITQNVAIHGAVEISKGCGRNCAFCTPTMQHKIDVPLEKIMKEVALSTAQGSDHITLITEDLFIYGSKDSKFVPNREAVVKLCKSVADYPGVKSIQAAHMSLAPVWHDPKMVQQLAEVLIEKSWYSFGKKPIITAETGVETGSPRLMKKYMAGKMLPFQPEQWQDVVTNAFGILNDNDWYPLATLIIGLPDEKEEDMLQTLELMDKLKGYNAFYVPLFFVPLENCVLMNKKGAEMDSLSKARWDFFIKCWEYNIKIWKPTFLENRLPNPMVYKTFDKFLIPYFGKILGTYYGLTRGSSGEQFKQAVYQLSLPLPDNGRKVKGKAKAEA; this comes from the coding sequence TTGGAAACAGTAACCGGCAAAAAAATCGTCCTCACCGCATCAGCCACAGAGATGAGTGATTTCCTCAACAACCCCTTCATCGCCTTCGTCGGCGGATTCGGCAAAGGCCCCATCCCACTCTCCTATGTGCGCAAAACCCTCTATCCGCACCGCCCCAAAAGACCCGATGGACAAGCAAGCTATGCGCCATACGGACTAAGAAAAGTAGAATCAATACTTTTGGAAGGTGGATTTTCCAGAGACGACATTGCCGTTTCGAACCCTGAAGATCTATACTTATTCGTGGGTCCCCAAACCAAAGTTGTGGGCATCTCAAGCATGGACCCCACCGGCATGGGATACGTCAGCAAAACCTACAGCTCCATCGTCGGTGGCGGCGAACCCATGAACCGCATCGAATTCCGCAAACTCGTCATGCATCCAGCCATCAAAAAATACAAAGGCAGCCTTAAAGTCATCGTTGGCGGCTACGGCTCATGGCAGCTTGAACGCCAAAAGGTTTCCGAGAGCTATGGCGTTGACTGTGTTTTGATGGGTGGCAGACCTGGTCCAATCGTGGATATCTTCAAGAAAGCCGTCAGCGGCGAACCGCTTCCCCGCATCGCCAAAGCAGACGAATTCATCGGTAACTGGAACTACAACCAGGAAATGCCCATCACCCAAAACGTCGCGATTCACGGCGCCGTGGAAATCAGCAAGGGCTGCGGCAGAAACTGCGCGTTCTGCACACCGACTATGCAGCATAAAATCGATGTGCCCCTCGAAAAAATTATGAAGGAAGTGGCATTGAGCACCGCTCAGGGCAGTGACCACATAACGCTGATCACTGAGGATCTGTTTATCTATGGTTCTAAAGACTCCAAGTTTGTGCCTAACCGCGAAGCCGTGGTGAAGCTCTGCAAATCCGTGGCTGATTACCCCGGTGTTAAAAGCATCCAAGCCGCCCATATGTCGCTGGCTCCAGTTTGGCATGACCCCAAGATGGTTCAGCAACTCGCCGAGGTTCTCATCGAGAAATCCTGGTACTCATTTGGCAAGAAACCCATCATAACCGCTGAAACCGGCGTTGAAACCGGCAGTCCACGCCTCATGAAGAAGTACATGGCTGGCAAGATGCTTCCGTTCCAGCCTGAGCAGTGGCAGGACGTAGTCACCAACGCCTTTGGCATTCTCAACGATAACGACTGGTACCCGCTGGCAACACTCATTATCGGGTTGCCTGACGAGAAAGAGGAAGATATGCTTCAAACCCTCGAGTTGATGGATAAACTCAAGGGCTACAACGCATTTTATGTGCCGCTGTTCTTTGTGCCGCTGGAAAACTGCGTTCTGATGAATAAGAAGGGCGCAGAGATGGATTCTCTTTCCAAGGCACGCTGGGACTTCTTTATCAAATGCTGGGAATACAACATCAAAATCTGGAAGCCGACCTTCCTGGAAAATCGCCTGCCAAACCCAATGGTGTATAAGACCTTTGACAAATTCCTCATACCCTACTTCGGCAAAATCCTAGGCACATACTATGGCTTAACACGGGGCAGCAGCGGCGAACAATTCAAGCAGGCAGTTTACCAACTCAGCTTACCCCTACCTGACAACGGCAGAAAAGTGAAAGGGAAAGCTAAAGCAGAGGCTTAA
- the alaS gene encoding alanine--tRNA ligase yields the protein MVEKSFPKEAYELPFFKQEGFIRKHCPRCGEYFWTQNADQETCGESGSDECGCYSFLGNPATKKKFTLPQMREAFLSFFEKNGHTRIKPYPVVARWRKDIYLTHASIIDFQPYVTEGIAPPPANPLVISQPSIRLTDISNTGPTFGRHLTIFEMGGAHAFNYPDKEVYWKDDTVRFHQRFCTEVLGIPSEEVIYKEGVWVGGGNAGPDVECIVRGLEVGTLVFMQYKVVGDEFVELPIRTVDTGYGIDRFTWISQGVPSLFQAIYGDLLDKVLSMAGITNVDNDFLAKVAKYSGLVSVDKRANRMVARKRVSELTGIDLATLEKVLVPIENAWAVTDHTKTLSFMLSEGVVPSNIQEGYLARLLFRRVYRLMRTLNMQPDQLYSIIDMQADYWAQDFPHIKEMQKEIVEMLKVEEEKFKDTLQRGEGIVKRVATDLKSKGSTKLPQDKLAELYDSQGLPPEIVKQAAENEGVEVEVPENFYALVANRHMAASKPVEEEEAQAEETLEKAAEALPATEQIYYRDVYMREFDAKVQKIIGGVYVVLQGTCFYPEGGGQPSDQGALIADGVKYDVLDVQKIGKVIVHKLGTPALFAEDATVHGCLDWERRYQLMKSHTVTHLINGAARRALGEHVWQSGTQKGLETSRIDISHYRRLSQEEIHKIETLANQAIQANMKVQTTWYPRNEAESLYGFRLYQGGAVPGKDIRVVKTGDWDVEACAGTHLGSTGEVGFVKIVYNERVQDGVERLGYAVGLKALKAVQEQESLLGRVSEALNSPIDKLDKTAEKVVKELREVQVEKRRLIKELAEKESASGQTQTGEAEDIGGVALVKRDFGEVIDVNRMVQTAQEVIKRNPAAVTVYFGCDGKSCRLLLMAGDAAVAKGINCGAVIKDAAPVMGGGGGGRANFAQGGGTQCGKLVDAVAAAQTAVRKQLEK from the coding sequence ATGGTTGAAAAAAGTTTCCCCAAAGAAGCTTACGAGTTACCATTCTTTAAACAAGAAGGCTTTATCCGAAAGCATTGCCCACGCTGCGGCGAATACTTCTGGACGCAGAACGCAGACCAGGAAACCTGCGGCGAATCCGGCAGCGACGAATGCGGATGCTACAGTTTCCTTGGCAACCCCGCGACGAAAAAGAAGTTCACGCTTCCCCAGATGCGCGAGGCGTTTCTGAGCTTCTTTGAGAAAAACGGGCACACACGCATCAAGCCCTACCCCGTGGTGGCACGCTGGCGCAAAGACATCTACCTTACCCACGCCAGCATCATCGACTTCCAGCCCTACGTCACCGAGGGCATCGCGCCGCCCCCAGCAAATCCCCTGGTGATTTCTCAACCATCAATCCGATTAACCGACATCTCCAACACTGGACCCACATTTGGGCGGCACCTAACCATCTTTGAAATGGGCGGCGCCCACGCCTTCAACTACCCCGACAAGGAAGTCTACTGGAAAGACGACACCGTCCGCTTCCACCAGCGCTTCTGCACCGAAGTTTTGGGCATCCCCTCCGAGGAAGTCATCTACAAGGAGGGGGTTTGGGTCGGCGGCGGCAACGCGGGGCCCGACGTGGAATGTATCGTGCGGGGCTTAGAGGTGGGGACGCTTGTGTTTATGCAGTACAAGGTAGTGGGCGACGAATTCGTCGAGTTGCCTATACGCACGGTGGACACGGGCTATGGCATCGACCGCTTCACCTGGATAAGCCAGGGTGTACCGAGCCTTTTCCAGGCAATCTATGGGGATCTGCTCGACAAAGTCCTCTCTATGGCAGGCATCACCAACGTAGACAACGATTTCCTCGCAAAAGTCGCCAAATACTCCGGCTTAGTCAGCGTGGATAAACGCGCTAACCGCATGGTCGCCCGCAAACGCGTCTCGGAGCTAACAGGCATCGATTTGGCTACGCTAGAAAAAGTGCTTGTGCCCATCGAGAACGCCTGGGCAGTCACCGACCACACCAAAACCCTCAGCTTCATGCTATCCGAGGGCGTGGTGCCATCCAACATCCAGGAAGGCTACCTGGCAAGGCTGCTGTTCCGCCGCGTCTACCGCCTCATGCGCACCCTCAACATGCAGCCCGATCAACTCTACAGCATCATCGATATGCAGGCTGATTATTGGGCACAAGATTTCCCCCACATCAAAGAGATGCAGAAGGAAATCGTGGAGATGCTTAAGGTGGAGGAAGAAAAATTCAAAGACACGCTCCAACGCGGCGAAGGCATCGTTAAACGCGTCGCTACGGACCTCAAATCCAAGGGCTCCACTAAGCTTCCGCAGGATAAACTCGCTGAACTATACGATTCACAGGGGCTGCCGCCTGAAATCGTTAAGCAAGCCGCCGAAAACGAAGGCGTCGAAGTTGAGGTTCCCGAAAACTTCTATGCTTTGGTGGCCAATCGCCATATGGCGGCTTCAAAGCCCGTGGAAGAGGAAGAAGCCCAAGCGGAAGAAACACTTGAGAAAGCCGCTGAGGCGCTTCCCGCAACCGAGCAAATCTACTACCGAGACGTTTACATGCGGGAATTCGACGCTAAAGTGCAAAAAATCATCGGCGGCGTCTACGTGGTTCTGCAGGGCACCTGCTTTTATCCGGAAGGCGGCGGGCAACCCAGCGACCAAGGCGCATTAATCGCCGACGGCGTCAAATACGACGTGTTGGATGTGCAGAAAATCGGCAAAGTCATCGTACACAAACTTGGCACCCCCGCCCTCTTCGCGGAAGACGCTACCGTCCATGGCTGCCTAGACTGGGAACGCCGCTACCAACTCATGAAGAGCCACACCGTCACGCACCTCATAAACGGCGCTGCGCGGCGGGCACTAGGCGAGCACGTGTGGCAATCGGGCACCCAGAAGGGCCTGGAAACCTCACGCATCGACATCAGCCACTACCGACGCCTCAGCCAAGAGGAAATCCACAAAATCGAAACCCTCGCCAACCAAGCCATCCAAGCCAACATGAAAGTCCAAACCACCTGGTACCCCCGCAACGAAGCCGAATCACTCTATGGCTTCCGACTCTACCAGGGCGGCGCTGTACCCGGCAAGGACATCCGCGTCGTCAAAACCGGCGATTGGGATGTGGAAGCCTGCGCGGGCACCCATCTGGGCAGCACCGGCGAGGTGGGCTTTGTCAAAATCGTCTACAACGAGCGCGTGCAGGATGGCGTGGAGCGGCTGGGTTATGCTGTGGGGCTTAAGGCGCTTAAGGCTGTGCAGGAACAGGAAAGCCTGCTTGGGCGCGTTTCAGAGGCCCTTAACTCGCCGATTGATAAGCTTGATAAAACCGCTGAGAAAGTCGTTAAGGAACTCAGGGAAGTGCAGGTGGAGAAGCGCCGCTTAATAAAGGAACTCGCCGAGAAAGAAAGCGCGTCGGGCCAAACACAAACCGGCGAGGCAGAAGACATCGGAGGCGTCGCCCTCGTTAAACGTGACTTCGGCGAAGTCATCGACGTCAACCGCATGGTCCAAACCGCCCAAGAAGTCATCAAACGCAACCCCGCCGCCGTCACCGTCTACTTTGGCTGCGACGGCAAAAGCTGCCGCCTCCTGCTCATGGCAGGCGACGCTGCAGTGGCCAAGGGCATCAACTGCGGCGCAGTCATAAAAGATGCTGCTCCCGTTATGGGCGGCGGAGGCGGCGGACGCGCCAACTTCGCGCAGGGCGGCGGCACCCAATGCGGCAAACTCGTCGATGCCGTGGCGGCGGCGCAGACTGCGGTAAGAAAGCAGCTTGAAAAATAG
- the dnaK gene encoding molecular chaperone DnaK yields MSTQKPNQKVLGIDLGTTNSAAAIYEGGHSTVIPSAEGPTMAGKMFPSVVAFTKDGQLLVGEPAKRQATTNPEGTVFEIKRKMGSNYKAQIYGKEYTPQQISAFVLQKIKKDAETYLGGTINQAVITVPAHFDDNQRQATKDAGEIAGFQVMRIINEPTAACLAYGIDKLEHEMKILVFSFGGGTHDVTLMDFGKGVFQVLSTSGDTQLGGTDVDKAVMAYIIDEFKRQTGVDVSGDRMAMSRLKDAAEKAKIELSTLMSTDIDLPFLTADASGPKHLHLTLTRTKLESLAQPIVERTRPTLLKALEDAKLTPQQVDKIILIGGMTRMPLVQRFVEQILGKSPERGLDPMECVAIGAAIQAGVITGEVKDLLLLDVTPLSLGVETLGGVMTRVIDKNTTIPTKRSQVFSTAGDFQTAVTIHVLQGERAMSSDNVSLGQFNLVDLPPAPRGVPQIEVTFDIDANGILNVTAQDRGTGKQAKITISASTKLSKEEKDRLIREADQFAEQDRKKKEEAETRNTADSLVYTAERTKQDLTGKISPEEAGKIDAAVTELKNALASNDMAAVKAKSDALQKVLQEVGTKVYQQAAAEAAKQQQAQGQAGPQPGAGAGPEGPTGGGAPGGPEVVDSEDYKVK; encoded by the coding sequence GTGAGTACTCAAAAACCAAACCAGAAAGTCTTAGGAATAGACCTAGGAACCACCAATTCAGCAGCAGCCATCTACGAGGGGGGACACTCAACAGTTATCCCCAGCGCAGAAGGACCCACGATGGCGGGCAAAATGTTCCCGTCAGTTGTAGCCTTCACCAAAGACGGGCAGCTACTGGTCGGAGAACCCGCCAAGCGCCAAGCCACCACCAACCCTGAAGGAACCGTCTTTGAAATCAAACGCAAAATGGGAAGCAACTACAAAGCCCAAATCTACGGCAAAGAATACACTCCCCAGCAAATCAGCGCGTTCGTACTGCAGAAAATCAAAAAAGACGCCGAGACCTATCTGGGCGGAACCATAAACCAAGCTGTCATCACCGTTCCAGCGCACTTTGACGACAACCAACGCCAAGCCACCAAGGACGCAGGCGAAATCGCGGGCTTCCAGGTTATGCGTATCATCAACGAACCCACCGCTGCGTGCCTGGCATATGGCATCGATAAGCTTGAGCATGAAATGAAGATTCTTGTGTTCAGCTTCGGCGGCGGAACCCACGATGTAACCTTGATGGATTTCGGCAAAGGCGTATTCCAGGTACTCAGTACAAGCGGCGACACCCAGCTGGGCGGAACCGACGTGGACAAAGCGGTCATGGCATACATCATTGACGAGTTCAAGAGGCAAACGGGCGTGGATGTCAGCGGCGACCGCATGGCAATGTCTCGGTTAAAGGATGCTGCGGAGAAAGCCAAAATTGAGCTCTCAACTTTGATGAGCACCGACATCGATTTGCCCTTCCTCACCGCAGATGCCTCCGGACCCAAACACCTGCATCTCACCTTAACACGAACAAAGCTTGAATCCCTCGCACAGCCCATTGTAGAACGCACAAGGCCCACCCTGCTAAAGGCGCTTGAAGACGCAAAACTCACACCCCAGCAAGTTGACAAAATTATCCTCATCGGCGGCATGACCAGAATGCCCCTGGTGCAGCGCTTCGTCGAGCAGATCCTCGGCAAATCCCCTGAACGTGGATTAGACCCCATGGAATGTGTCGCCATCGGCGCAGCCATCCAGGCAGGCGTCATCACAGGCGAAGTCAAAGACCTCCTGCTCCTCGACGTCACCCCACTCAGCTTAGGCGTTGAAACATTGGGCGGAGTCATGACCCGAGTCATCGACAAAAACACAACCATACCCACCAAACGCAGCCAGGTCTTTAGCACCGCAGGGGACTTCCAGACCGCAGTCACCATCCATGTGCTGCAGGGCGAACGCGCCATGTCATCCGACAACGTATCGCTGGGCCAATTCAACCTCGTTGATCTGCCGCCTGCGCCACGCGGGGTGCCACAGATCGAGGTGACCTTCGACATCGACGCTAACGGCATCCTCAACGTAACTGCACAGGACCGCGGCACAGGCAAACAGGCAAAAATCACCATCTCAGCCTCAACCAAACTCAGCAAAGAAGAAAAAGACCGTCTCATCCGAGAAGCCGACCAATTCGCAGAGCAAGACCGCAAAAAGAAGGAAGAAGCCGAAACCCGCAACACAGCCGACAGCCTCGTTTACACGGCGGAACGCACAAAACAGGACCTCACAGGAAAAATCAGCCCAGAAGAAGCAGGCAAAATCGACGCAGCCGTCACCGAACTCAAAAACGCACTCGCCAGCAACGACATGGCAGCGGTTAAAGCCAAATCCGACGCACTACAGAAGGTGCTTCAGGAAGTCGGAACCAAAGTTTACCAGCAAGCCGCCGCGGAAGCCGCAAAGCAGCAGCAAGCCCAAGGCCAAGCTGGTCCACAGCCCGGCGCAGGTGCAGGCCCCGAGGGACCAACCGGCGGTGGAGCTCCAGGCGGACCCGAAGTGGTTGATTCAGAGGACTACAAGGTCAAATAA
- a CDS encoding rubrerythrin family protein, which translates to MDFVGSKTEKNLLAAFAGESQARNRYTFFTSVAKKEGYEQIAAIFEETAANEKEHAELFFKHLKGGMVEITAAYPAGVIASTADNLKAAAEGEKFEWGTLYPNFGDVAEQEGFMDVATTFRMIAKVEAYHERRYSKLLENVKAGKVFKKDAPVKWKCRNCGYVFEGSAVPDKCPVCAHPKAYFEVWAENY; encoded by the coding sequence ATGGATTTTGTTGGAAGCAAAACCGAAAAGAACCTACTAGCAGCGTTTGCGGGCGAATCACAGGCACGCAACCGATACACCTTCTTTACCAGTGTAGCCAAAAAAGAGGGCTATGAGCAGATAGCCGCGATTTTCGAGGAAACCGCAGCTAACGAGAAGGAGCATGCGGAACTCTTCTTTAAGCACCTTAAAGGCGGCATGGTGGAAATCACAGCTGCCTACCCAGCAGGCGTTATCGCATCTACAGCGGATAATTTGAAGGCTGCTGCGGAGGGCGAAAAGTTTGAGTGGGGCACGCTTTACCCGAATTTTGGCGATGTTGCAGAGCAGGAGGGCTTTATGGATGTGGCTACCACGTTTAGGATGATTGCTAAGGTTGAAGCGTACCATGAACGCCGATACAGCAAGCTGCTCGAGAACGTCAAAGCGGGGAAGGTTTTCAAGAAGGATGCGCCAGTTAAGTGGAAATGCAGAAACTGCGGCTACGTGTTTGAGGGTTCTGCGGTTCCGGATAAATGCCCAGTGTGCGCTCACCCCAAAGCGTACTTTGAAGTTTGGGCTGAAAACTATTAG